One region of Primulina tabacum isolate GXHZ01 chromosome 17, ASM2559414v2, whole genome shotgun sequence genomic DNA includes:
- the LOC142530289 gene encoding protein NUCLEAR FUSION DEFECTIVE 4-like isoform X1, producing MMFFEGSMMGFMKDEIFSFFNNRWLVFVAAMWIQSCAGIGYLFGSISPTIKSCLNYNQKQVAWLGVAKDLGDSVGFLAGSLSEIFPLWGALLVGAIQNFVGYGLVWLVVTGRIPALPLWTMCILIFVGTNGETYFNTAALVSCVQNFPKNRGPIVGILKGFAGLGGAILTQVYAMMHSPDHASLIFMVAVGPTMVVIGLMFVVRPVGGHRQMRSSDGFSFSVIYSICLILAAYLMGVMLVEDLIDLSPTIITSFTVILFVLLLIPIVIPVTLSFSREPRSPAEEPLLPQEDVIFSEIEDEKPRGVDLLPASERQKRVAKLQARLAQAAAEGAVRIKKRRPHRGEDFTLTEALIKADFWLIFFSLLLGSGSGLTVIDNLGQMSQSLGYDNTHVFVSMISIWNFLGRVGGGYFSENIVRDYAYPRPVAMAIAQLIMAIGHFSFAMGWAGDMYVGTLLVGLGYGAHWAIVPATASEMFGLKKFGALYNFLTLANPAGSLVFSGIIASSIYDSEAEKQARHMIRSNTDEALTCDGAVCFFLTSLIMSGLCILAVVLSMILVHRTRPVYTHLYGKSITRK from the exons ATGATGTTTTTCGAAGGATCGATGATGGGTTTTATGAAAGATgagattttttccttttttaacaACAGATGGCTCGTTTTCGTGGCCGCAATGTGGATACAATCTTGTGCGGGGATTGGATATTTGTTCGGCAGCATTTCACCGACCATCAAAAGTTGTTTAAACTATAACCAAAAGCAGGTCGCGTGGTTGGGCGTGGCCAAGGACTTGGGAGATAGCGTAGGATTCTTGGCAGGTAGTTTATCTGAGATTTTTCCATTGTGGGGTGCTCTTCTTGTTGGCGCTATTCAGAACTTTGTTGGATATGGCCTGGTTTGGCTTGTAGTCACCGGCCGAATTCCTGCTTTGCCATTATGGACG ATGTGCATTCTTATATTCGTAGGAACAAATGGGGAGACATACTTTAACACAGCTGCACTAGTCTCTTGCGTGCAAAACTTCCCCAAAAACCGTGGCCCGATTGTCGGAATACTGAAGGGTTTTGCTGGTTTGGGAGGTGCAATCTTGACTCAGGTATATGCAATGATGCATTCCCCAGATCATGCTTCACTCATATTTATGGTAGCGGTCGGGCCGACGATGGTGGTCATTGGTCTAATGTTCGTGGTCAGGCCAGTTGGAGGTCACAGACAGATGAGGTCCTCGGATGGGTTCAGTTTCTCTGTCATCTACAGCATATGTCTCATCTTGGCTGCGTATCTGATGGGGGTCATGCTTGTTGAAGATCTAATTGATTTGAGCCCAACTATTATCACAAGCTTCACTgtaattttatttgttttgttGTTGATTCCCATTGTTATCCCCGTCACCTTAAGTTTCTCTCGGGAGCCAAGGTCGCCAGCAGAGGAGCCATTGTTACCTCAAGAGGATGTCATATTCAGCGAGATCGAAGACGAAAAGCCGAGAGGAGTGGACTTACTGCCAGCTTCGGAGAGACAAAAGAGAGTGGCTAAGCTTCAGGCAAGATTAGCCCAAGCAGCTGCAGAAGGAGCTGTGAGAATCAAGAAGCGAAGGCCGCACCGGGGGGAGGACTTCACATTGACAGAAGCACTGATAAAGGCGGACTTTTGGCTCATATTCTTCTCTCTTCTCTTAGGTTCTGGTTCCGGCTTGACGGTGATCGACAACTTGGGCCAGATGAGCCAGTCCTTAGGGTACGACAACACCCATGTATTCGTTTCCATGATCAGCATTTGGAACTTCCTCGGGCGGGTCGGTGGCGGTTACTTCTCCGAGAATATTGTCCGGGACTACGCATATCCACGGCCTGTTGCCATGGCCATTGCCCAACTTATAATGGCGATCGGACATTTCTCCTTCGCAATGGGTTGGGCGGGGGATATGTACGTCGGAACCCTTCTGGTCGGGCTCGGATACGGAGCACACTGGGCTATAGTGCCTGCTACCGCCTCCGAGATGTTTGGACTGAAGAAGTTTGGAGCATTGTACAACTTTCTAACATTAGCCAATCCGGCCGGATCATTAGTATTCTCGGGCATCATCGCCAGCAGCATATACGACAGCGAGGCGGAGAAACAAGCTCGGCACATGATCAGATCAAACACAGATGAAGCTCTAACGTGCGACGGGGCAGTCTGTTTCTTCTTGACTTCGTTGATCATGTCGGGACTTTGCATTCTTGCAGTTGTTCTGAGCATGATTCTTGTACATCGAACGAGGCCAGTGTATACTCATCTCTATGGAAAGTCCATAACTCGGAAGTAG
- the LOC142530289 gene encoding protein NUCLEAR FUSION DEFECTIVE 4-like isoform X2 has product MWIQSCAGIGYLFGSISPTIKSCLNYNQKQVAWLGVAKDLGDSVGFLAGSLSEIFPLWGALLVGAIQNFVGYGLVWLVVTGRIPALPLWTMCILIFVGTNGETYFNTAALVSCVQNFPKNRGPIVGILKGFAGLGGAILTQVYAMMHSPDHASLIFMVAVGPTMVVIGLMFVVRPVGGHRQMRSSDGFSFSVIYSICLILAAYLMGVMLVEDLIDLSPTIITSFTVILFVLLLIPIVIPVTLSFSREPRSPAEEPLLPQEDVIFSEIEDEKPRGVDLLPASERQKRVAKLQARLAQAAAEGAVRIKKRRPHRGEDFTLTEALIKADFWLIFFSLLLGSGSGLTVIDNLGQMSQSLGYDNTHVFVSMISIWNFLGRVGGGYFSENIVRDYAYPRPVAMAIAQLIMAIGHFSFAMGWAGDMYVGTLLVGLGYGAHWAIVPATASEMFGLKKFGALYNFLTLANPAGSLVFSGIIASSIYDSEAEKQARHMIRSNTDEALTCDGAVCFFLTSLIMSGLCILAVVLSMILVHRTRPVYTHLYGKSITRK; this is encoded by the exons ATGTGGATACAATCTTGTGCGGGGATTGGATATTTGTTCGGCAGCATTTCACCGACCATCAAAAGTTGTTTAAACTATAACCAAAAGCAGGTCGCGTGGTTGGGCGTGGCCAAGGACTTGGGAGATAGCGTAGGATTCTTGGCAGGTAGTTTATCTGAGATTTTTCCATTGTGGGGTGCTCTTCTTGTTGGCGCTATTCAGAACTTTGTTGGATATGGCCTGGTTTGGCTTGTAGTCACCGGCCGAATTCCTGCTTTGCCATTATGGACG ATGTGCATTCTTATATTCGTAGGAACAAATGGGGAGACATACTTTAACACAGCTGCACTAGTCTCTTGCGTGCAAAACTTCCCCAAAAACCGTGGCCCGATTGTCGGAATACTGAAGGGTTTTGCTGGTTTGGGAGGTGCAATCTTGACTCAGGTATATGCAATGATGCATTCCCCAGATCATGCTTCACTCATATTTATGGTAGCGGTCGGGCCGACGATGGTGGTCATTGGTCTAATGTTCGTGGTCAGGCCAGTTGGAGGTCACAGACAGATGAGGTCCTCGGATGGGTTCAGTTTCTCTGTCATCTACAGCATATGTCTCATCTTGGCTGCGTATCTGATGGGGGTCATGCTTGTTGAAGATCTAATTGATTTGAGCCCAACTATTATCACAAGCTTCACTgtaattttatttgttttgttGTTGATTCCCATTGTTATCCCCGTCACCTTAAGTTTCTCTCGGGAGCCAAGGTCGCCAGCAGAGGAGCCATTGTTACCTCAAGAGGATGTCATATTCAGCGAGATCGAAGACGAAAAGCCGAGAGGAGTGGACTTACTGCCAGCTTCGGAGAGACAAAAGAGAGTGGCTAAGCTTCAGGCAAGATTAGCCCAAGCAGCTGCAGAAGGAGCTGTGAGAATCAAGAAGCGAAGGCCGCACCGGGGGGAGGACTTCACATTGACAGAAGCACTGATAAAGGCGGACTTTTGGCTCATATTCTTCTCTCTTCTCTTAGGTTCTGGTTCCGGCTTGACGGTGATCGACAACTTGGGCCAGATGAGCCAGTCCTTAGGGTACGACAACACCCATGTATTCGTTTCCATGATCAGCATTTGGAACTTCCTCGGGCGGGTCGGTGGCGGTTACTTCTCCGAGAATATTGTCCGGGACTACGCATATCCACGGCCTGTTGCCATGGCCATTGCCCAACTTATAATGGCGATCGGACATTTCTCCTTCGCAATGGGTTGGGCGGGGGATATGTACGTCGGAACCCTTCTGGTCGGGCTCGGATACGGAGCACACTGGGCTATAGTGCCTGCTACCGCCTCCGAGATGTTTGGACTGAAGAAGTTTGGAGCATTGTACAACTTTCTAACATTAGCCAATCCGGCCGGATCATTAGTATTCTCGGGCATCATCGCCAGCAGCATATACGACAGCGAGGCGGAGAAACAAGCTCGGCACATGATCAGATCAAACACAGATGAAGCTCTAACGTGCGACGGGGCAGTCTGTTTCTTCTTGACTTCGTTGATCATGTCGGGACTTTGCATTCTTGCAGTTGTTCTGAGCATGATTCTTGTACATCGAACGAGGCCAGTGTATACTCATCTCTATGGAAAGTCCATAACTCGGAAGTAG
- the LOC142530289 gene encoding protein NUCLEAR FUSION DEFECTIVE 4-like isoform X3: MDGTNGETYFNTAALVSCVQNFPKNRGPIVGILKGFAGLGGAILTQVYAMMHSPDHASLIFMVAVGPTMVVIGLMFVVRPVGGHRQMRSSDGFSFSVIYSICLILAAYLMGVMLVEDLIDLSPTIITSFTVILFVLLLIPIVIPVTLSFSREPRSPAEEPLLPQEDVIFSEIEDEKPRGVDLLPASERQKRVAKLQARLAQAAAEGAVRIKKRRPHRGEDFTLTEALIKADFWLIFFSLLLGSGSGLTVIDNLGQMSQSLGYDNTHVFVSMISIWNFLGRVGGGYFSENIVRDYAYPRPVAMAIAQLIMAIGHFSFAMGWAGDMYVGTLLVGLGYGAHWAIVPATASEMFGLKKFGALYNFLTLANPAGSLVFSGIIASSIYDSEAEKQARHMIRSNTDEALTCDGAVCFFLTSLIMSGLCILAVVLSMILVHRTRPVYTHLYGKSITRK, translated from the exons ATGGACG GAACAAATGGGGAGACATACTTTAACACAGCTGCACTAGTCTCTTGCGTGCAAAACTTCCCCAAAAACCGTGGCCCGATTGTCGGAATACTGAAGGGTTTTGCTGGTTTGGGAGGTGCAATCTTGACTCAGGTATATGCAATGATGCATTCCCCAGATCATGCTTCACTCATATTTATGGTAGCGGTCGGGCCGACGATGGTGGTCATTGGTCTAATGTTCGTGGTCAGGCCAGTTGGAGGTCACAGACAGATGAGGTCCTCGGATGGGTTCAGTTTCTCTGTCATCTACAGCATATGTCTCATCTTGGCTGCGTATCTGATGGGGGTCATGCTTGTTGAAGATCTAATTGATTTGAGCCCAACTATTATCACAAGCTTCACTgtaattttatttgttttgttGTTGATTCCCATTGTTATCCCCGTCACCTTAAGTTTCTCTCGGGAGCCAAGGTCGCCAGCAGAGGAGCCATTGTTACCTCAAGAGGATGTCATATTCAGCGAGATCGAAGACGAAAAGCCGAGAGGAGTGGACTTACTGCCAGCTTCGGAGAGACAAAAGAGAGTGGCTAAGCTTCAGGCAAGATTAGCCCAAGCAGCTGCAGAAGGAGCTGTGAGAATCAAGAAGCGAAGGCCGCACCGGGGGGAGGACTTCACATTGACAGAAGCACTGATAAAGGCGGACTTTTGGCTCATATTCTTCTCTCTTCTCTTAGGTTCTGGTTCCGGCTTGACGGTGATCGACAACTTGGGCCAGATGAGCCAGTCCTTAGGGTACGACAACACCCATGTATTCGTTTCCATGATCAGCATTTGGAACTTCCTCGGGCGGGTCGGTGGCGGTTACTTCTCCGAGAATATTGTCCGGGACTACGCATATCCACGGCCTGTTGCCATGGCCATTGCCCAACTTATAATGGCGATCGGACATTTCTCCTTCGCAATGGGTTGGGCGGGGGATATGTACGTCGGAACCCTTCTGGTCGGGCTCGGATACGGAGCACACTGGGCTATAGTGCCTGCTACCGCCTCCGAGATGTTTGGACTGAAGAAGTTTGGAGCATTGTACAACTTTCTAACATTAGCCAATCCGGCCGGATCATTAGTATTCTCGGGCATCATCGCCAGCAGCATATACGACAGCGAGGCGGAGAAACAAGCTCGGCACATGATCAGATCAAACACAGATGAAGCTCTAACGTGCGACGGGGCAGTCTGTTTCTTCTTGACTTCGTTGATCATGTCGGGACTTTGCATTCTTGCAGTTGTTCTGAGCATGATTCTTGTACATCGAACGAGGCCAGTGTATACTCATCTCTATGGAAAGTCCATAACTCGGAAGTAG
- the LOC142530362 gene encoding small ribosomal subunit protein bS21c produces MATSFLPNLFSFFTLSKQPPPPPPSLPVTPPSQVSLSSTNRGFSSDELRWNPTPLSSSSDVTSVICPSLAYANTLFFRSAYNVQVLVDDNEPEEKLLGRFRREVMRAGVIQECKRRRFFENKQDEKKRKTREAAKRNRRRRPQWKNGLQDREEASKIKKRDEDGDNWDIPEGALA; encoded by the exons ATGGCTACCTCTTTCCTACCCAACCTCTTCTCTTTCTTCACCCTCTCCAAGcaaccgccgccgccgccgccgtcTCTCCCCGTGACTCCGCCGTCGCAGGTCTCTCTTTCCTCCACCAACCGTGGATTTTCGTCTGATGAGCTCCGCTGGAATCCAACGCCGCTTTCTTCCTCTTCAGATGTCACGTCCGTGATTTGCCCCTCTCTCGCATATGCCAACACTCTCTTCTTCCGATCGGCGTACAATGTTCAGGTCCTCGTTGATGATAACGAACCGGAGGAGAAGCTTCTCGGCCGCTTCAGAAGAGAGGTCATGAGAGCTGGAGTCATTCAAGAATGCAAACGCCGCCGATTTTTCGAGAATAAACAGGATGAGAAGAAGCGCAAAACACGCGAGGCTGCGAAGCGCAATCGTCGCAG GCGCCCTCAATGGAAAAACGGTCTGCAAGATAGAGAAGAAGCATCTAAGATCAAGAAGAGGGATGAAGATGGAGATAACTGGGATATTCCTGAAGGAGCCCTTGCCTAA
- the LOC142530361 gene encoding putative inactive leucine-rich repeat receptor-like protein kinase At3g03770, with protein sequence MGCSSSFILAFVSWVLFASSSTHQLRSYDTEILLQLMKHLEYPVVLSVWENSNGDLCSLSSPPQMSIKCENDSVTELRIIGAKPANISEFSGFAVPNQTLSQSFSVDSLFTTLTRLSSLRVLSLVSLGIWGPLPDKIHRLSLLEGLDLSSNFLYGSIPSEISRLVKLQTLTLDGNFFNDTVPEWLDSLKNLSILSLKKNRLKGQIPSALSTMATLTEVVMSHNFLSGKLPFLGDLVSLRLIDLRDNNLDSELSPLPKELANVFLSNNSFSGSIPEQFGQLKQLQHLDLSDNYISGTPPSVLFSLPNISYLNLSSNILSGSLDENIRCGDTLSLVDLSGNRFIGQLPSCLDSAADVRVVKIGGNCFSTNASNQHPAQYCKDPDNGKRLFTRKVIAVVVGVISGTAIIVVILLGVGYVTFCKRHIVQETVVQHIAPKVVQDGARSGISTEVFENARVISPAAKMRNPSASAYRVFSIKELEDATGKFGQSSYLGESTIGKVFKGKLENGAFVAIRSLTLFRKYSVRNLKLRLDLLSKLRHPNLVNLLGHCVEAELQENVTVNRLFLVYEFIPNGNLHSHLSENCPEKVLKWSNRLAVLIDVAKGVHFLHTGVIPPSFNNRLKTNNVLIDEHQRAKLSDYGMSIIGDETEKPEAKKDAAKSEHVEKPDDDVYNFGLILFETLVGLDASENKEAFMLNEMASFSSQDGRRKLVDPIVLATSSQESLSIVISITNKCISPEASNRPSFEDVLWNLQYAAQVQATADADQKSDNMTQS encoded by the exons ATGGGGTGTTCATCTTCTTTTATTCTGGCGTTTGTTTCTTGGGTTCTCTTTGCGTCAAGCTCCACTCATCAGTTGCGAAGCTATGACACGGAAATACTTCTCCAGCTGATGAAGCATTTGGAGTACCCAGTGGTGTTAAGTGTTTGGGAAAATAGCAATGGGGATTTGTGTAGCTTGTCCTCTCCGCCGCAAATGAGCATTAAGTGTGAGAATGATTCTGTGACCGAACTCAGGATTATTGGAGCTAAGCCTGCAAATATCAGTGAGTTTAGTGGATTTGCAGTACCTAATCAAACCTTATCTCAGAGTTTCTCTGTTGATTCTTTGTTTACTACATTGACAAGGTTGTCCAGTTTAAGGGTCCTTAGCTTAGTGTCTTTAGGGATTTGGGGGCCACTTCCTGATAAAATTCATCGGTTATCTTTGCTTGAAGGTTTGGATTTGAGTTCGAATTTCTTGTATGGTTCAATCCCATCTGAAATCTCTAGGTTGGTAAAGCTTCAGACGTTGACATTGGATGGAAACTTTTTCAATGATACAGTTCCTGAGTGGTTggattcattaaaaaatttgtCCATTTTGAGCCTAAAGAAGAACAGGTTGAAGGGTCAGATTCCTTCGGCGTTGTCCACAATGGCAACACTGACTGAAGTTGTGATGTCCCACAATTTCCTTTCTGGGAAATTACCTTTTTTGGGTGATTTAGTTAGCTTAAGGTTGATAGATTTGAGAGACAATAATTTGGACTCTGAACTTTCTCCATTGCCCAAGGAGCTGGCTAATGTTTTCCTGAGTAACAATTCGTTTTCTGGAAGCATTCCTGAACAATTTGGCCAGTTGAAGCAACTTCAGCATCTTGACTTGTCAGACAATTATATAAGTGGAACTCCACCTTCTGTATTGTTCTCTTTGCCCAACATCAGTTACTTGAATTTATCATCCAACATTCTCAGTGGATCACTTGACGAAAATATCAGGTGTGGGGACACACTGAGTCTTGTTGATCTTTCTGGCAACAGATTCATAGGTCAGCTTCCGAGTTGCTTGGACTCTGCTGCTGATGTTAGAGTTGTAAAAATTGGAGGGAATTGCTTTTCCACCAATGCTTCTAACCAGCATCCGGCACAATACTGCAAAGACCCTGATAATGGGAAAAGGCTATTTACGAGAAAGGTAATAGCAGTGGTGGTCGGTGTTATCAGCGGAACTGCCATTATCGTAGTCATCCTCTTAGGTGTTGGATATGTCACATTCTGTAAAAGACACATTGTACAGGAGACGGTAGTTCAGCATATTGCACCAAAGGTTGTGCAAGATGGTGCAAGGTCAGGGATTTCAACTGAAGTTTTTGAAAATGCTA GAGTAATTTCACCAGCAGCGAAAATGCGCAACCCTTCTGCTTCAGCATACAGGGTGTTCTCCATAAAAGAACTGGAAGATGCCACAGGGAAGTTCGGGCAATCATCGTATCTGGGTGAAAGCACTATTGGAAAG GTTTTTAAAGGAAAGTTGGAAAATGGTGCCTTTGTTGCCATACGATCTTTGACTTTATTCAGAAAATACTCAGTCCGGAACCTCAAGTTGAGGCTGGATTTACTCTCAAAACTTCGTCATCCGAACCTAGTTAATCTTCTGGGTCATTGCGTTGAAGCAGAACTCCAGGAAAACGTCACCGTGAATAGATTGTTCCTTGTGTACGAATTCATTCCAAATGGGAACTTACATTCTCATCTTTCAG AAAACTGCCCGGAGAAGGTTCTGAAATGGTCGAACAGATTGGCTGTGCTAATTGATGTAGCCAAGGGTGTCCATTTTTTGCATACTGGGGTGATTCCCCCTTCATTTAACAATAGGCTTAAGACGAATAATGTACTAATTGATGAGCATCAGAGAGCAAAGCTTAGCGATTACGGAATGTCCATAATTGGTGATGAAACTGAAAAACCTGAG GCGAAGAAAGATGCTGCAAAATCAGA GCATGTGGAAAAGCCGGACGACGATGTTTACAACTTTGGGCTCATATTGTTCGAAACACTTGTAGGTCTTGATGCAAGTGAAAACAAAGAAGCATTTATGCTAAACGAAATG GCATCCTTCAGCAGCCAAGATGGTAGAAGAAAACTAGTGGATCCAATCGTGCTAGCCACTAGCTCCCAAGAATCCTTGTCCATAGTGATATCCATCACCAACAAATGTATATCCCCGGAAGCTTCCAACAGGCCATCGTTCGAGGACGTTCTCTGGAATTTACAGTATGCTGCTCAAGTCCAGGCTACTGCTGATGCAGATCAGAAATCAGACAATATGACACAGTCATAG
- the LOC142531108 gene encoding protoporphyrinogen oxidase, mitochondrial-like isoform X1: MNSATKDDKKDFSRKRVAVIGAGVSGLSAAYKLKLQGLNVTVFEADGRAGGKLKTVAHDGLIWDEGANTMTESEADVGFLLDNLGLREKQQFPISQHKRYIAKNGSPVMLPSNPIELIRSNFLSSGSKLQLLLEPFLWKKNNISNGPDTWESVGSFFQRHFGKEVVDYLIDPFVAGTSGGDPESLSMHHVFPELWNLEQRFGSIIAGAFQSKLSSKKDTSGGMKNSSAKKYERGSFSFLGGMQTLTDALCDVLDKEELKLQSKVLELSSSCNEHSPLDNWSVSYESDGKKLNDEKSFDALVVTAPLSVVKHMNIIIRGSPFPLDFVPEVSYIPISVIITTFKREYVKRPLEGFGILVPSKEQENGLKTLGTLFSSMMFPDRAPSDVHLYTTFVGGSRNRELAKASRDELEQIVTSDLKQLLGAEGEPAFLNHYYWSRGFPLYGHDYNSVIEAIGKMEKDLPGFFYAGNHKGGLSVGKAISSGCHAADLVISYLEASSNAQLKVAAS, translated from the exons ATGAATTCTGCGACCAAAGATGATAAGAAAG ATTTTTCGCGGAAGCGTGTTGCTGTGATTGGAGCTGGTGTTAG TGGGTTATCTGCGGCGTACAAGTTGAAATTGCAAGGTTTAAATGTCACGGTATTTGAAGCTGATGGGAGAGCTGGAGGAAAGTTGAAAACCGTTGCCCACGATGGTTTGATATGGGACGAGGGTGCAAATACCATG ACTGAGAGTGAGGCTGATGTTGGATTTTTGCTGGATAATCTCGGACTCAGGGAGAAGCAACAATTT CCAATTTCTCAGCACAAGCGCTATATTGCCAAAAATGGGTCCCCTGTAATG TTACCATCGAATCCCATAGAATTGATCCGAAGCAATTTTCTTTCATCAGGATCAAAG CTTCAACTCTTATTGGAGCCATTTTTATGGAAGAAAAATAATATCTCCAATGGGCCTGACACATGGGAAAG TGTTGGCTCCTTCTTCCAACGCCATTTTGGGAAAGAG gtTGTTGACTATCTTATCGATCCTTTCGTTGCGGGAACAAGCGGAGGTGATCCTGAATCCCTTTCT ATGCACCATGTATTTCCAGAGTTATGGAATCTTGAGCAGAG GTTTGGCTCCATTATAGCTGGTGCTTTCCAGTCTAAGTTATCTTCCAAAAAGGATACTTCTGGCGGGATGAAGAACTCATCAGCGAAAAAATATGAGCGTGGGTCTTTCTCATTTCTGGGTGGGATGCAG ACACTCACTGACGCACTGTGCGATGTACTTGATAAAGAGGAACTAAAACTCCAATCTAAGGTGCTGGAATTATCCAGTAGCTGCAATGAGCACTCTCCACTAGATAACTGGTCAGTTTCTTACGAGTCAGATGGCAAGAAGCTTAATGATGAGAAGTCTTTTGACGCATTGGTAGTTACA GCCCCCCTCTCTGTTGTTAAGCACATGAATATTATCATAAGAGGAAGCCCTTTTCCACTAGACTTTGTTCCTGAG GTCAGTTATATACCAATATCTGTTATAATCACCACATTTAAGAGAGAGTATGTCAAGCGGCCCCTTGAAGGTTTTGGAATTCTCGTACCTTCCAAAGAGCAAGAAAATGGTTTGAAGACACTTG GCACCCTCTTCTCTTCTATGATGTTTCCAGATCGTGCACCCAGTGATGTTCATCTCTACACCACTTTTGTTGGGGGGAGCCGAAACAGAGAACTTGCAAAGGCATCAAG GGATGAACTGGAACAGATAGTGACTTCTGATCTCAAACAATTGTTGGGAGCTGAGGGAGAACCGGCTTTTCTGAA TCACTATTATTGGAGCAGAGGATTTCCTTTATATGGGCATGATTATAACTCGGTCATCGAAGCTATTGGGAAGATGGAAAAAGACCTTCCAGGATTTTTTTATGCTG GCAACCACAAGGGAGGATTATCCGTCGGGAAAGCAATATCGAGTGGGTGCCATGCTGCTGATCTCGTGATCTCGTATCTGGAGGCTTCTTCAAACGCTCAGTTGAAAGTTGCTGCAAGCTAA
- the LOC142531108 gene encoding protoporphyrinogen oxidase, mitochondrial-like isoform X2, producing MNSATKDDKKDFSRKRVAVIGAGVSGLSAAYKLKLQGLNVTVFEADGRAGGKLKTVAHDGLIWDEGANTMTESEADVGFLLDNLGLREKQQFPISQHKRYIAKNGSPVMLPSNPIELIRSNFLSSGSKLQLLLEPFLWKKNNISNGPDTWESVGSFFQRHFGKEVVDYLIDPFVAGTSGGDPESLSMHHVFPELWNLEQRFGSIIAGAFQSKLSSKKDTSGGMKNSSAKKYERGSFSFLGGMQTLTDALCDVLDKEELKLQSKVLELSSSCNEHSPLDNWSVSYESDGKKLNDEKSFDALVVTVSYIPISVIITTFKREYVKRPLEGFGILVPSKEQENGLKTLGTLFSSMMFPDRAPSDVHLYTTFVGGSRNRELAKASRDELEQIVTSDLKQLLGAEGEPAFLNHYYWSRGFPLYGHDYNSVIEAIGKMEKDLPGFFYAGNHKGGLSVGKAISSGCHAADLVISYLEASSNAQLKVAAS from the exons ATGAATTCTGCGACCAAAGATGATAAGAAAG ATTTTTCGCGGAAGCGTGTTGCTGTGATTGGAGCTGGTGTTAG TGGGTTATCTGCGGCGTACAAGTTGAAATTGCAAGGTTTAAATGTCACGGTATTTGAAGCTGATGGGAGAGCTGGAGGAAAGTTGAAAACCGTTGCCCACGATGGTTTGATATGGGACGAGGGTGCAAATACCATG ACTGAGAGTGAGGCTGATGTTGGATTTTTGCTGGATAATCTCGGACTCAGGGAGAAGCAACAATTT CCAATTTCTCAGCACAAGCGCTATATTGCCAAAAATGGGTCCCCTGTAATG TTACCATCGAATCCCATAGAATTGATCCGAAGCAATTTTCTTTCATCAGGATCAAAG CTTCAACTCTTATTGGAGCCATTTTTATGGAAGAAAAATAATATCTCCAATGGGCCTGACACATGGGAAAG TGTTGGCTCCTTCTTCCAACGCCATTTTGGGAAAGAG gtTGTTGACTATCTTATCGATCCTTTCGTTGCGGGAACAAGCGGAGGTGATCCTGAATCCCTTTCT ATGCACCATGTATTTCCAGAGTTATGGAATCTTGAGCAGAG GTTTGGCTCCATTATAGCTGGTGCTTTCCAGTCTAAGTTATCTTCCAAAAAGGATACTTCTGGCGGGATGAAGAACTCATCAGCGAAAAAATATGAGCGTGGGTCTTTCTCATTTCTGGGTGGGATGCAG ACACTCACTGACGCACTGTGCGATGTACTTGATAAAGAGGAACTAAAACTCCAATCTAAGGTGCTGGAATTATCCAGTAGCTGCAATGAGCACTCTCCACTAGATAACTGGTCAGTTTCTTACGAGTCAGATGGCAAGAAGCTTAATGATGAGAAGTCTTTTGACGCATTGGTAGTTACA GTCAGTTATATACCAATATCTGTTATAATCACCACATTTAAGAGAGAGTATGTCAAGCGGCCCCTTGAAGGTTTTGGAATTCTCGTACCTTCCAAAGAGCAAGAAAATGGTTTGAAGACACTTG GCACCCTCTTCTCTTCTATGATGTTTCCAGATCGTGCACCCAGTGATGTTCATCTCTACACCACTTTTGTTGGGGGGAGCCGAAACAGAGAACTTGCAAAGGCATCAAG GGATGAACTGGAACAGATAGTGACTTCTGATCTCAAACAATTGTTGGGAGCTGAGGGAGAACCGGCTTTTCTGAA TCACTATTATTGGAGCAGAGGATTTCCTTTATATGGGCATGATTATAACTCGGTCATCGAAGCTATTGGGAAGATGGAAAAAGACCTTCCAGGATTTTTTTATGCTG GCAACCACAAGGGAGGATTATCCGTCGGGAAAGCAATATCGAGTGGGTGCCATGCTGCTGATCTCGTGATCTCGTATCTGGAGGCTTCTTCAAACGCTCAGTTGAAAGTTGCTGCAAGCTAA